DNA from Bradyrhizobium diazoefficiens USDA 110:
TCACCAGCGCGTGGACGGCCTCTTCGAGATCGGACTGGGTTTCGAGGTGGATGGTCATTGTGGCCTAACTCGTCATGCGCGGGCTTGCCGTCTCTGCTAAAGCTGCGCTGGCCCAATACCGAAAAGCCCGTTGATGCCTTCGGCGTAGGCGGGACCCGCGCATCCATCTCCCATCGTAACAGAGTCATGGAAGATGGATGGCCGGGTCAAGCCCGGCCATCACGAGATCCTGTCATATGTCGCCACCCGTTTTCCGATTTGCTCCGAGCCCGAACGGCTTCCTGCATCTCGGCCACGCCTATTCGGCGTTGCTCAACTTCGACCGCGCGCGGGAGGCCGGCGGGCGGCTGTTGCTGCGGATCGAGGACATCGATGCGACGCGCTGCCGGCCTGAGTTCGAGGCGGCGATCTACGAGGATCTCGCCTGGCTCGGCATTGCCTGGGAAACACCGGTGCGCCGGCAGTCGGAGCATCTTTCCGATTACCGCGCCGCGCTGGAAAAGCTCTCTGCGCTCGGCCTCGTCTATCCCGCCTTCGAAAGCCGCGCCGAGATCGCAAGACTTGTGGCCGCGCGCGAGGCCGATGGGCCGTGGCCGCGCGATCCCGACGGCGCGCCGCTGTATCCCGGAGACGCCAAGTCGCTGTCCGCCGGCGAGCAGGCGCGGTTGATCGCATCCGGCGCGCCCTATGCGCTCCGGCTCGACATGGCGGCCGCCTGCTGGCGCGTTGCCAGTCTGGCCTGGAATGAACTCGGCGAGGGGCCGGACGGCGAGAGGGGCGTCGTTCCCGCGCGGCCGGAGGCCTGGGGAGACGTGATCCTGGCTCGCAAGGAGACGCCGACCAGCTACCATTTGTCCGTGGTCGTCGACGACGGCCTCCAGGGGATCAGCGAGGTGGTGCGCGGCCAGGACCTGTTTCACGCCACCTCCGTCCACCGCCTGCTGCAAACCCTGCTTGGCCTGCCGGAACCCGCCTACCGCCACCACGCCCTGATTCGGGATGAAGCCGGGCGGAAGCTGTCGAAATCGAGCCGCTCGACCGGCTTGCGGGAGTTACGCGACGCCGGTGCATCGCCCGTCGGCATCCGCGCTCTGGTGGGATTAGGTGAAGTTTCTCTGGGGTTTAGCCAAACACCGCCGTGACTCCAGGGGTTCCGCCGTGCCATGCTCGACTGACGGCCCGGGGGTTCGAAGGGGATACTTCGAAGGGGAATTATGGCGGCGAAAACGCGCCCAGCGCGCACTACGCGGACGTCCAGGCGATTGCCTCGGAAGCGGTCCGGGGCGGCCGGAAAGGTGCGCAAGCGCACCACCAAAGTGGTCGCGCCGGACGTGGTCCAGGCGGCGCTTGCCGCCTTTGCCCATGAGGTCCGCACGCCCCTGACCGGCATTCTCGCGATCAGCGACCTGCTCGCGACCTCGGATCTCGGGGAGCGGGAGCGGCGCTGGGCTGACACCATCAAGGCCGGTGCCGAGCATCTGGCGAGCCTCGCCACCCTGTTCGTGGACGCCGCCCGAACCGGGAAGGGTGGCGGCGCGCTGCGGCAGGATCTGTTCGACCTGCGGGCGCTGGCCCGCAGCGCCGGCGATTCGCTCGCCGGGCGCGCCGCGGCCAAGGGCCTCCAGGCCCAGGTCGAGCTCTCCGAAAAGCTGCCAGGGCTGGTGGTCGGCGATCCCGTCCGCCTGCGCGCTGCACTCGAGAACCTCATCGACAATGCGGTGAAGTTCACCGACCAGGGCGGCGTGGCGCTCGTGGTCGCGCCTTGGCGTCCAACCAAAGGCAAGAAAAACGACAAGATGAAGGGCAGGGTCGGCGTCGCCTTCGCGGTGTCCGACAGCGGCATCGGCCTGACCATGGCCGAGATCAAGCGGCTGTTCCGCCCGTTCACCCAGGCCAATGTCACCATCGCCTCGCGCTTCGGCGGCGCGGGCTTGGGGCTATCCTCGGTGAAGCAGCTGGCGCGCGGGATGGGTGGCGACATCTCGGTCGCACCGCGGCGCGGCGGCGGCGCCACCTTCACATTGACCGTGTCGCTGGACGCGGCGGGACCGGCCAGGTCCCGCAAGGCGAAGGGCGAAGCCGAGGCCGATGCGGCGGCCGCGCTGCGCGTGCTCAGCGTCGAGGACAATCCGTTCGGTCGCGTCGTGCTCAACACCATTTTGACCGAGCTCGGCCATCATGCCGAGTTCATCGGGCGCGGCGAGGACGCGGTGAACCGGCTGGCACAGGGGGCTTTCGACGCGGTGCTGATGGACATGGTGCTGCCGGGCATCGACGGCGTCGAGGCCATCCGGCGGATCCGCACCATGCCGGCGCCGCTCGCTCAAATACCCATCATCGGCGTCTCCGGGCGCGGCGAGGACGAGGCGGCCTCGCGCGAGGCGGGCGCCGACGCCTTCCTGGTCAAGCCCGTGTCTCCGCGTGCTTTAGCGACTGCGCTGCTTGAAGCGACACGCCGTGAGGTAGCCGCGACTTGATGATCGCGGCGTTGAGCTCGCCGCCGTAGACGAAGATCGCGGCGATGAAATACAGAAACACCAGCGCGATGATCACCGAGGCCAGCCCCGCATACATCGTCACGTAATTGTTGGCGAAGCGCGCCAGATATTGCCCGAACACGATGCCCGAGATCAGCGACGCCACCATGGTGAAGACGATGCCGGGCAGGATCTGGAGGAAGCTGCGCCGCCCCGCCGGCACCCACGCATGCAGGATGATCAGCGCCACCACCAGCGCGCCGATGGTGATGCCGTAGCGCAGCCAGGTGAGGATGCTCTCGTTGGACTCGACGAACAGCGGGATGTGGCGTCGCGTCGCCTCGATGATGAGTGGGCCGAGCACGATCAGGAACGCCATGGCAAGCGCGGTGAAGGCCGCAACCAGCGTATAGCCGATCGATTCCAGCCGCAGCCAATACCAGCGCCGCATCTCCACCACCGCATAGGCGCGGTTGAGCGCGACGCGGAGCGCCTCGACTCCGTTCGAGGCGAAATAGACCGACAGCGCCGCGCCGATGGTCAGCACGCCGGTGCGGGTCGTGGTCAGCACGTCGTGGATCTCGCCGGAAAGGCTGTCGGCGACCTGCTTGGGCCAGACCTCGAGCATCAGGCTGGCGGCCTGGTCGGCGAGCTCCTTGGAACCGAAGAAGCCGGCGAGCGAGGTCAGCACGATCAGGAACGGGAACAGCGCCATCAATGTCGACAGCGCGATGTGGCTCGCGATCGCCCAGCCGTCGTCGGCCAGGAACGTGTAGAACGCATCCATCACGACGACGTAGATGTAGCGGATGGCTTTCACGGCTTGCCCCGGCGCATACCATCTCCCCGCTTGCCGGGAGAGGCAAAGAAGACAGGCGACCTATGCAGATCAGAAATCATCCAGCTAGCTTCTGATATTATTGGCTTAAAAGCCAGATCGGCGACCAACCCAGTCGTCATTCTGGGGCGATGTGACGGGACCGCGCAAAGCGCGACCCAGAGCATCGAGCCCGGAATCCATTTCGCCGCGCGTGACGCTGCTTGATGGATTCCGGGCTCGCGCCACCGGGCCGCGTTGCCGACCCGTTGGCGCGCCCCGGAATGACGGGTGGGGGGAGATAGCGGACCGGCGCCCACGGTGTTATCTACCCCCGATGGCATCTATCCTGAGTACTTTCATTCTGCCGGCGGCGGCCGGTGCCGTGGCGTTGGTGCTGCTGCTCGGTCTCGTCAACATGATGCGCGGCGGCTCGCCCAACACCTCGCAGAAGCTGATGCGCTGGCGCGTGCTCCTTCAGTTCGTGGCGATTGTCATTGCCATGATCGCGGTCTGGGCGATGGGGCGTTGAACATGGTTGTGCTGAATCGCATCTATACGAAGACTGGTGACGACGGCACGACAGCGCTCGGCTCGGGCGAACGCCGTCCGAAGTATGATTTGCGCATCGAGGCCTATGGCACGGTGGACGAGACCAATGCCGCGATCGGCGTCGTGCGTCTCCATACCCATGATGCGCCCGAGTTCGATGCGATGCTCGGCCGCATCCAGAACGACCTGTTCGATCTCGGCGCCGACCTCGCCGTGCCCGAGCGTGAGGGCAAGGTGGAACGGC
Protein-coding regions in this window:
- a CDS encoding YihY/virulence factor BrkB family protein, with product MKAIRYIYVVVMDAFYTFLADDGWAIASHIALSTLMALFPFLIVLTSLAGFFGSKELADQAASLMLEVWPKQVADSLSGEIHDVLTTTRTGVLTIGAALSVYFASNGVEALRVALNRAYAVVEMRRWYWLRLESIGYTLVAAFTALAMAFLIVLGPLIIEATRRHIPLFVESNESILTWLRYGITIGALVVALIILHAWVPAGRRSFLQILPGIVFTMVASLISGIVFGQYLARFANNYVTMYAGLASVIIALVFLYFIAAIFVYGGELNAAIIKSRLPHGVSLQAAQSLKHAETRA
- the gluQRS gene encoding tRNA glutamyl-Q(34) synthetase GluQRS, producing the protein MSPPVFRFAPSPNGFLHLGHAYSALLNFDRAREAGGRLLLRIEDIDATRCRPEFEAAIYEDLAWLGIAWETPVRRQSEHLSDYRAALEKLSALGLVYPAFESRAEIARLVAAREADGPWPRDPDGAPLYPGDAKSLSAGEQARLIASGAPYALRLDMAAACWRVASLAWNELGEGPDGERGVVPARPEAWGDVILARKETPTSYHLSVVVDDGLQGISEVVRGQDLFHATSVHRLLQTLLGLPEPAYRHHALIRDEAGRKLSKSSRSTGLRELRDAGASPVGIRALVGLGEVSLGFSQTPP
- a CDS encoding ATP-binding protein, translated to MAAKTRPARTTRTSRRLPRKRSGAAGKVRKRTTKVVAPDVVQAALAAFAHEVRTPLTGILAISDLLATSDLGERERRWADTIKAGAEHLASLATLFVDAARTGKGGGALRQDLFDLRALARSAGDSLAGRAAAKGLQAQVELSEKLPGLVVGDPVRLRAALENLIDNAVKFTDQGGVALVVAPWRPTKGKKNDKMKGRVGVAFAVSDSGIGLTMAEIKRLFRPFTQANVTIASRFGGAGLGLSSVKQLARGMGGDISVAPRRGGGATFTLTVSLDAAGPARSRKAKGEAEADAAAALRVLSVEDNPFGRVVLNTILTELGHHAEFIGRGEDAVNRLAQGAFDAVLMDMVLPGIDGVEAIRRIRTMPAPLAQIPIIGVSGRGEDEAASREAGADAFLVKPVSPRALATALLEATRREVAAT
- a CDS encoding twin transmembrane helix small protein; the encoded protein is MASILSTFILPAAAGAVALVLLLGLVNMMRGGSPNTSQKLMRWRVLLQFVAIVIAMIAVWAMGR